Proteins encoded by one window of Clostridium cagae:
- a CDS encoding D-alanine--D-alanine ligase: protein MKVGVIMGGISSEREISLKSGKSIVDSINKNKYEVVSIVIDEKEDIINKVKGIDFALLALHGQFGEDGTVQSVLQTLEIPYSGCGPLSSSMCMDKDISKCILKAANIRTAPWINLRRNDKINYEKIEGMGYPVVVKPTHGGSSVATFIIKEEKDIKNAVTEAFKWDSEVIIEKFIKGDEITCPVFGDKMLPVVAIKPKAEFFDFTAKYADGGSDEFVTELPKELHEEVEEMALATYKALKCEVYSRVDMIVTEDKVPYILEVNTLPGMTPNSLIPKSAAGVNISFSELIDMIIDESIKVIR from the coding sequence ATGAAAGTTGGAGTAATAATGGGAGGTATTTCATCAGAAAGAGAAATATCTTTAAAAAGTGGTAAATCAATAGTTGATAGTATAAATAAAAATAAATATGAAGTGGTCTCTATAGTTATTGATGAAAAAGAAGATATAATAAATAAAGTTAAAGGCATTGATTTTGCACTTTTAGCATTGCATGGTCAATTTGGAGAAGATGGAACAGTTCAATCAGTTCTTCAAACACTTGAGATACCATATTCAGGATGTGGTCCGTTAAGTAGCTCTATGTGCATGGATAAGGACATAAGTAAATGCATATTAAAGGCTGCTAATATAAGAACAGCACCTTGGATAAATTTAAGAAGAAATGATAAAATAAATTATGAAAAAATAGAAGGAATGGGATATCCGGTAGTAGTAAAACCAACCCATGGGGGGTCAAGTGTTGCTACATTTATAATAAAAGAAGAAAAAGATATAAAAAATGCTGTTACAGAAGCCTTTAAATGGGACAGCGAAGTTATTATAGAAAAATTTATAAAAGGTGATGAAATAACTTGTCCTGTATTTGGCGATAAGATGTTACCAGTTGTAGCAATAAAGCCAAAAGCTGAATTTTTTGATTTCACTGCAAAATATGCAGATGGAGGATCGGATGAATTTGTGACAGAACTTCCAAAAGAATTACATGAAGAAGTAGAAGAAATGGCTTTAGCAACATACAAAGCATTAAAGTGTGAAGTTTATTCAAGAGTTGATATGATAGTAACTGAAGATAAAGTTCCGTACATTTTAGAAGTTAATACTTTACCTGGAATGACTCCAAATAGTTTAATTCCTAAGAGTGCAGCAGGAGTTAATATATCATTTTCAGAACTTATAGATATGATAATTGATGAATCTATAAAGGTCATTAGATAG
- the nth gene encoding endonuclease III, protein MKVRTQKILDILKETYPDAKCELNYETSFQLLVATILSAQTTDKKVNEVTKTLFEDYPDLDAFLKITNEELEDRIKQIGLYRNKSKNLILMFRQLKENFNGEVPGTMEGITSLSGAGRKTANVVLSNAFGVPSIAVDTHVFRVSNRLELANSENVLEVEMQLQKELPKSEWSLTHHLLIFHGRRCCTSRNPKCKECPLNNICKYDNIK, encoded by the coding sequence ATGAAAGTAAGGACACAAAAGATTTTAGATATTCTAAAAGAAACTTACCCGGATGCTAAATGTGAATTAAATTATGAAACTTCTTTTCAGTTGTTAGTAGCTACAATTTTATCAGCGCAGACTACTGATAAAAAGGTTAATGAGGTTACAAAAACTTTATTTGAGGATTATCCAGATTTAGATGCTTTTTTAAAGATAACAAATGAAGAATTAGAAGACAGAATAAAACAAATAGGGTTATATCGTAACAAATCTAAAAATTTAATACTTATGTTTAGGCAGTTAAAAGAGAATTTTAATGGTGAAGTTCCAGGAACTATGGAAGGAATAACTTCTCTTTCAGGAGCAGGTAGAAAAACTGCAAATGTAGTTTTATCAAATGCCTTTGGTGTGCCTTCAATAGCTGTAGACACTCATGTTTTTAGAGTATCAAATAGATTAGAACTTGCAAATTCTGAAAATGTATTAGAAGTTGAAATGCAGTTACAAAAAGAGTTACCTAAAAGTGAGTGGTCGTTAACTCATCATTTGTTAATATTTCATGGAAGAAGATGTTGCACATCTAGGAATCCTAAATGTAAAGAATGTCCATTAAATAATATATGTAAATATGATAATATTAAATAA
- a CDS encoding lysophospholipid acyltransferase family protein — MLSPTIVKILEMLPESFLVNFGKMKIANYIKKYANITLNGIENIDKTKKPRIFICNHLSNADGLVLDRILREKSDPYFIAGAKLSDDLITRVGTKVIKNIPIKPNSPDKDAITRIVKTLRAGNDILIFPEGTRSRTGAMIEGKKGILLMARMSKAEIIPIGMNGTEKLLPISKSGDMGGEKWQNADVNINIGQKIELPKKNENEDKHEYDDRCLHILMKSIANLLPEEYRGVYK, encoded by the coding sequence ATGCTATCACCAACTATAGTAAAAATATTAGAAATGTTACCAGAAAGTTTTCTTGTGAATTTTGGAAAGATGAAAATTGCAAATTATATAAAAAAATATGCAAATATAACCTTAAATGGAATTGAAAATATAGATAAAACCAAAAAACCTAGAATTTTTATATGTAATCATTTGAGCAATGCAGATGGATTAGTGTTAGATAGAATATTAAGAGAAAAAAGTGATCCATATTTTATTGCAGGTGCTAAGTTAAGTGATGATCTTATAACAAGAGTAGGAACAAAGGTTATAAAAAATATTCCTATAAAGCCTAATTCACCAGACAAAGATGCTATAACAAGAATTGTTAAGACTCTTAGAGCTGGAAATGATATTTTAATTTTCCCAGAAGGAACTAGAAGTAGGACAGGTGCTATGATTGAGGGGAAAAAGGGAATATTATTAATGGCTAGAATGTCAAAAGCAGAAATAATTCCTATTGGAATGAATGGAACAGAAAAGCTTCTTCCTATAAGCAAAAGTGGGGATATGGGAGGAGAAAAATGGCAAAATGCCGATGTTAATATAAATATAGGGCAAAAAATAGAACTTCCAAAGAAAAATGAAAATGAAGATAAACATGAATATGATGATAGATGTCTCCATATATTAATGAAGAGTATAGCAAACTTATTACCTGAAGAATACAGGGGAGTTTACAAATAA
- the queG gene encoding tRNA epoxyqueuosine(34) reductase QueG encodes MGIKDQIIKTCSSLGIDSIGFIKCRRFDELKNFYKDRKDLNLQNEFEEDDIEKRINPIQYLEEGKTIISIAFPYLTSESNNNNGFSVYTKGMDYHYVVNKYLKIICEIIESHGGKAKSFVDSNSLPERYIAYLCGVGFIGKNNLLINKKYGSYIFLGEIITDLEIYDEDNGTFEDLNLFKECGECKDCYVSCPTKAINSNKKNCNICLSYITQKKDLEDWEIEKLQGRMFGCDTCQLVCRYNIDKELSKIPEFMPFDFMINNNEEVIIAMGNGQFKESYKNTSCGWRGKNILKRNALIRSKLYLKSNNFAQNQKFESPYLNEYINRLFQKTRI; translated from the coding sequence ATGGGCATAAAAGATCAAATAATTAAAACCTGTTCTTCTTTAGGTATAGATTCAATAGGTTTTATAAAGTGTAGAAGGTTTGATGAACTAAAGAATTTTTATAAAGATAGAAAAGATTTAAATTTGCAAAATGAATTTGAAGAGGATGATATAGAGAAAAGAATAAATCCAATTCAATATTTAGAAGAGGGGAAAACTATAATTTCTATAGCTTTCCCTTATTTAACGTCTGAGTCAAATAATAATAACGGTTTTTCTGTATATACAAAGGGAATGGATTATCACTATGTAGTAAATAAATACTTAAAAATTATTTGCGAAATCATAGAATCACATGGTGGAAAAGCAAAAAGTTTTGTTGATAGCAACTCATTACCTGAAAGATACATAGCTTATTTATGTGGAGTTGGATTTATTGGGAAAAACAATTTACTTATAAATAAGAAATATGGATCATATATTTTCTTAGGTGAAATAATAACCGATTTGGAGATTTATGATGAAGATAATGGTACATTTGAAGATCTAAATTTATTTAAGGAATGTGGTGAATGTAAGGACTGCTATGTCTCATGTCCAACTAAAGCCATTAATTCTAACAAAAAAAATTGTAATATATGTTTATCTTATATTACTCAAAAAAAAGATTTAGAAGATTGGGAAATAGAAAAATTGCAAGGTAGAATGTTTGGGTGTGATACATGTCAATTGGTATGCCGTTATAATATAGATAAAGAATTATCTAAAATACCAGAATTTATGCCTTTTGATTTCATGATTAATAATAATGAAGAAGTTATTATTGCTATGGGAAATGGACAATTTAAGGAAAGTTATAAGAATACATCTTGTGGATGGAGAGGAAAAAATATTTTAAAAAGAAATGCTTTGATTAGAAGCAAACTTTACTTAAAGAGTAATAATTTTGCTCAAAATCAAAAGTTTGAATCTCCATATTTAAATGAGTATATAAATAGACTTTTCCAAAAAACTAGAATATAA